gacaaaacacaaagaaggtaccaatgggagatttctaaagaaaactacagcactcaacccaagatttaagaatctgaagtgccttccaaaatctgattgggacagggtgtggcgcattctttcagaagtcttaaaagagcaacactcccataaggaaactatagaacccgaaccaacaaaaaagaaaatcaatcttctgttggtggcatctgcctcagatgatgaaaatgaacatgcagtactctgcattgctttggatcattaccaagcaaaacccgtcatcagcatggacacatttcctctggaatggtgattgaagcatgaagagacatatgaatctttagtgcatctggcacgtcaATGTCTTGCAataccggctacaacagtgcctgttctcactttcaggtgacactgtaaacaagaagcaggcagcattatctcctacaaatgtaaacgAACGTGTTTGTataagcgattggctgaacaagaagtaggactgagtggatttgtaggctctaaagttttacattgttttgtttttgcaggtttttttgtacataattctacatttttaagctcaaatttcatgataaagagattgcactacagtacttgtattaagcgaattgaaaaatactatttcttttagttttacagtgcaactatttgtaataaaaaataaatataaagtgagcactgtacactttgtattctgtgttgtaattgaaatcaatatatttgaaaatgtggaaaacatccacaaatatttatataaataggattctattattgtttaacagcacgataaatttttttaatcgtgcaattaatcacaattaatttatttaatcgcttgacagccctatttttaagcattatttgagattatctatttaaattttcacagttgtatgGAAAATATTGGGGggtgtcagacaattatttaatgacaaaagccactgagattcaaaaagttaaaagttTTATACACCATTCAAACACAAATCGTCAACATCACATcacaatatacaaagtaaatatccttaaatcaacagaTCATACCTGGTTTTACTGTTCATTCGTCGGTCCATTTGTAAAAAGCCCAATTCAATAatctaaatcactggattttgactctaataagttctcaagcagcattttccttactttgcctatttgtaaatttcaattaATATTGATAGAAATATTCTGTtgatggtttgtgtgtgtggtgaaactgacatttaccaataaacatctaatccttccaagcctacctaAAATgcaggctgagaggggatctgactgctctctctaaatataccATGCGgaaaacaccagggagggagaagagctattgaagctaaaggacaacGTTGGCACAAGAACAGATGGGGACACACTGGCCAGGAATCAACATAGGCTGGAAATGAGAAGGTTCCTGACCATCAgaggagggaggttgtggaacagCCTCCCACTAGGAGCAAACACCCTAACTGGTTTGAAGATGGATCTGGGTAAGTCTCCGAGTAGGATTCCATTATGGCATGCAACAGCACAGAGTTGACTCAGTGACCCAGGAAGGCCCTTCCAGTTCTAAGTTTCTTGGAAACATATTAAAGGGGCTGGTTTTCAGAGGgcgggcactcagcaccttttgAAAACCAGCCCCCTATAAAAGGGGTCTCAAGGTGATCAACCAAAAAGAAGttccaaaaaaatattttttttttaaatgactagtggcttttgaaaaatcttggcctcATTCAAGTGGAACCATGGGCCTCTTGGCTGGATGCAGGAAACACTGGGTGAGGTTtttctggtctgtgttatacaggaagtcagactagaatGATCTAAtggcctcttctggccttgaaatctatggtTCTACACAGGGCAACTCAAGAGCCATAGATTCATTTGTGGCATCTAATTTCTGGCCTCACCGTGGGAAAAGTTGTCCATTACAGAGTcctagatcccaaggccagaagggaccattgtgatcatctactctgaccaccTGTGTCTCATAGGCCAGAGAACATCCCTGAATTAATCCCTGTTTGAACTGGatcagattttttagaaaaacatccaatcatgattttaaatgtgctggtgatagagaatccaccatgacacttggcaaattgttccaatggctaattaccctcagtgTTGAAAAATTGTGCCTTGTTTCTAAtcggaatttgtctagcttcaacttccagccattggatcgagTCAAACCTTTTGCTGCTCGACTGAAGAGTGATTTGTTCCCCATGGAGATACTTCTCAACTGTaaccaagtcacctcttaacgagctccttgttaagctaaatagagtcaaggagcttaatctatcgttataaggcaggttttccaatcctttcatcattctagTGACCCCTCATAATCCTTCTTCTCTgactcctctccaatttatcaatatctcccttgaactgtgggcaccagaatcaGTAccactattccagcagcagtcgcaccagggCCAAGACAGAGCCCCTTTGCAGATCCTGCTACGCAGGATCTTACTGCACCTCCTGCTACGCAGGATCTTACTGCACCTCCTGGGGAGACTTCTCTGCCACGTGGGTCCTGGCATGTTTGCTGAGCTTTGAGCTGTCGATGAAACTCCTCCCGCACTGGgtgcatttatagggtctctctcctgtgtgggtgcGCAGGTGTTTGACCAGGGTGGACTTCAGATTGAAGCACTTCCCACACTCGGGGCATTTGTAGGGCCGCTCCCCACGATGGATCCTCTGGTGCTGGATGAGGTTGGCACTCAGgttgaagctcttcccgcactccATGCACTCGTAGGGCCTCTCCCCGGTGTGGATGCGCAGGTGCTTCCCCAGCGACGAGTTGAGGCcaaagctcttcccgcactcggGACACTTGTAGGGGCGCTCGCCCCGGTGGATCCGCCTGTGCTGGATGAGGGTGGAGCTCTGGGTGAAGCACTTCCCACACTCGGTGCATTTGTAAGGCTTCTCCCccgtgtgggtgcgctggtgctTCACCAGgttggagctctggctgaagcctTTCCCGCAGTCCGAGCATTTGTAGGGCCGCTCGCccgtgtgggtgcgctggtgctGGGCCAGGTTGGAGCTGCTGCTGAAGTCCTTCCCACAATCGGAGCAGGTGTACAGCTTCCCCGGCAGGTGGGATCGCAGGTGCTGAGGGAGGGAGCTGAggctgaagctcttcccgcactcagGGCAGATGTAGGGCTGCGAGCCCATGTGGGTGCGGACGTGCTTGGCCAGCGTGTGGCTACGGTTGAAGCTCTTCCCGCATTCAACGCATGGGTAGGGCCTCTCCCCGGTGTGGATGCGCTGGTGCTGGGCGAGGTGGGAGCTCTGACTAAAGCTCTTCCCACAGTCGGGGCAGTTGTAGGGTCGCTCCCCCGTGTGGATCCGTTGATGTTGGACAAGGTGGGAGCTCTGGCTGAAGGATTTCCCACAGacaaggcatttatagggtctctctcccctGTAGGTGGTTTCCAGAATAATGATGTTTTCAGGGATCCCATAAGCTTCACACTCATCAGGTCTCTCCTCTAGGGGGTCTCCCTGATGccatcctggcctgccagcatctcTCCGCTCGGGGCTCTGCGGCATCCCGTGTGGGTTCGCTCCCACACACCCTTCCTGCTGCAGATTCTCCTCCGCTCCTGCACCTGCTGGGAAATAGAGAGTATCCAGACGAGGCTCTTCCCCAGCAGAACCGGCCCCTCCTCAAAGCCCTCAGagaaagggtggggaaggggagggctcctaccagagatgggagctgggagtgaggggtGGAGGACAGGGACCTGTGGGAGATGATACTGAGGAAAACCAGACAGAACCCAGAGGGCTCCAGGCGGCTTTGCCAGGATCCCTTCACTCCCCTGAATTGCCAAACTAACCTATGTAATTTGATGCCAGTTTTACTACTTCCAGGCTCCCCCAGCTTTGTGGATCACTGATGCCAGCCCTACGGTTTTGGGGTGcggttctctggcctgggtttgGTAGGACGTCAGAGTAGCCTACcagaatggccccttctggccttcccCATCTATGGCTCTTGCATGGCACCCCAGGGTCCTGGCTACTAATTCATGGAGGGTTCCCAAGGCAGCCTCACTCCTTTGTCACCCGTGGAAATGACCGTCAGGGTCTCCCTTTCCTCGGCGCCCTGGAGATCCCGGACACACGGCTGATCCCCACGCTTCATCCCAGAGATCCCAGGGTCAGGGACCAGGAATCCTGCCTGCAGGGGAGGAAACAGGGGGAGTCCTGCTTTGATAAATTACCATTAAGCCCTTCAAAGAGCCACCCCAAAACTCCCACCCCGGGGCTACCCCAGAgctggcggggctgggggacCACTGCAGGgctccatttcacacacacacacacttacacacaccTGGGCTGCCCCGGAGCTGGGGCGGGGTCTCTCCGGTCCCAACTGCAGGTTGGGCTCGGATCCCCTCGTCGCTGCAGCCACTTCTTCAGGCAGCGATttcctgccactgctgctgctgctgcctctctccctgccccgaGACCTTCCTCCAGCTGGGCTTCtctgcgcgccccccccccccgccagctttgAACCTGAGAGAatgcaagtcacaccctgagtgtctgtgtgtaacagCAACCTGCCAGCCACACCTGGGTTACATCAGgctcccaccagcctgggttatatagtagagtgaccccaacacatcCACAGTCTTagctttcccccagaaatgtatgtcctgtactgctaGGCCCTCTCCTGGACCCTACAAATTATATTAAATCCATTATTTCTTAAAGATTATGCTATGCACACATCTTGTCACCCCAAACAGAGTGTATCAAACAggcacttcaattcaaacacactggattcgataaaacaagtttattaactacacagagagagattttaagggaGTCCAagaaatgaggcataaaagtcaggaatagttacaaagaaaataaaagatgaaacGTTTCcgagtgcctaacttaacaaactgtcagattcaagcaaagtgtctcagcacatgctttcagcagcctTCCTGACCAAACCGTGTAGGTCAggcccccttcctctgtgtccagCGAATACTCCCTTCCTCTCTTCAGGTGTAGTGAATGCCatgggcagggaggggtttggggtgtttgTCCTTCCTTTCTATAATTTCAGTCCCATGGTTGAAAAACATTTGCAGCTGGGCACTAGGGCACacagagtctatgtggaaggatgttccctgctggcttttcctcatctgtttgagcttcctttgtttccgTCCCTGCTTGATGACTGTTTACCGCTTAAATGCAAAttcaggcaagcacacattcctttcccGAGGACAcacctgtttgccaacttctgccTCAGTAGGGCTGTGGGGTTGGGAACATGAGTTAATAACATCACAAGGGGAACTCTTATAGAACTTTCCAGACAATGTTGACACACATTTTGTCAGGACGATACTGACCAACAacttatgagttttcaaattatgcctcacaaggcatactatgtacaaagattattaaaatagtaCATAGGGTATAGGCGCCGACtcagtgggtgctccggggcttgagcacccatggggaaaatttagcaggtgctgcacatccaccagcagccaagctccctacTCCttgcctccttctctcccccgcTAGTGCACCACGTCACcgctcctccccctgcagccacctaacagctgtttaactgcgcttaggactttccaggagggagggggcggagcggggacatggcgtgctcaggggaggaggcagagaaaagcagggcagggatggggattTGTGGGAAGGAGGTGGAATGCAGGTGGGTCgagggtggtgcaggggcagggccaggggcgaggcggggtcgagcacccactgggcagaggggaagttggcgtCTAtgatgtagggtgtgaatacaagaGCGTATTCTGTCACAGCCTCATTGCCacatgtggcagggagttccacaggctaaacCTGCAGGACAGAGACATTGATTTTGCCCTTttcaatcagttttaaatgtgatTTCATTTCCTTGTGTGGTGTGGAAGCACATAGTGACAGCACAGCCCCTTTCactcccacaaacacacacacacaatatttagaGACAGTTTGAAGTGACCTGAGACTTCAGACAAGGCAGGCAAATGACTCTGAGAGCTTGGTTTTATTGGAAGTAACCCAGAAGCACCTcaaggccccaactgagatcagggctcccgTTGTGcctggtgctgcacagaccctgagatctgggccccgttgtgccaggtgctgcacagattcACAGTCTCTCCCTCCTCAAAAGAGTTCACAGTATAAAGAGAAAATTATTCTCCCAAAACGCAAACAGTGCCTCAGTGAGATTTAGCCCCCTCTGCTGTAATCCACTAGACCTTTCTCTCCCCCAGATACAGGAGTAGAACCAGCagtccagtgcctcctgctctaaccactagaccccactcccgtcCACAGAAGGgttagaagccaggagtcctggctcccggccctgcCAGGGATGCTCTGGTTGGAATGTTTCAAGCTTAGCAAGGGGCATCAGGATATGGATGCGGAGGGTCCCACGTAGTGTTGCCACCTGGATGATTTTTAATTGGCTTTCCTGGTTTTTGCCCTGCCTTACCTGTTGCCCGTGAAAAGATTGAACGTATTGGGGTTTTATGTCCCTCTGCCAGATACAAGCATGGGCAGCCACACGTGCAGTGAATTTGTAACTACTATGCACGACCCATCGCTGGGAGCACTCTGACAGCAGCAcgccaggccctgctcagcctgccaaACCGCGGCAGCTCCCCTCAGCACCAGGAAGTGAGCTGGGCCCACAGCTCTCCAGCAGGGAGGGGTAAGGAGCAATATGGGAgaggcaggggctgctgggaggggAAGCTGGGGGAAGGCTCCTTCCTGTGTTGAGGCTCCTGGAAGGCGCTGGGTGTGGGGGCTCATggtgggtgtcaaggttccttccccactctgaactctagggtacaaatgtggggacctgcatgaaaacctcctaagcttacttttaccagcttaggttaaaacttccccaaggtacaaactattttaccctttgcccttggacttccactgccaccaccaaactttatctgggttcctgagaaaccgttgtttggaaacgtctttcccccaaaaatcctcccaacccttgcaccccacttcctggggaaggtttggtaaaaatcctcaccaatttgcataggtgaccacagacccaaacccttggatcttagaacaatgaaaaagcattcagtttccttacaagaaggcttttaatagaagtaaaaaagaatcatctctgtaaaatctggatggtgaaaaccttacagggtaattagattcaaaacatagagaatccctctaggcaaaaccttaagttacaaaaaagacacacagacaggaatattcattctatttagcacagctattttctcagccatttcaagaaatcataatctaacacatacctagctagattacttactaagttctaagactccattcctgttctgtccctcgcaaaagcatcacacagacagacccagaccctttgtttttccccctcctctcagcttttgaaagtattttgtctcctcattggtcattttggtcaggtgccagcgaggttacctttagcttcttaaccctttacaggtgagaggatttttcctctggccaggacggattttaaaggggtttacccttccctttatatttatgacagtgggtGAGGCAAGGGCTCCTGTGTTACCTGGCAAGACAGAAGGGCTGTGGCCACAGGTGTGGGGAAAGAAGCCAGAGCTGTAAGATACCTAGAGGAAGGGCACAGCGTTTGCTAGCGGCCTCACCCATTCACCACTGAACATCTCTTCTTGTCCCCAAACATATTTGTTTGTTGCTCACCGGGGTAGGAGAACAGGCAGCTCGGAGAATCTGTCATTCCCTAACAGAACACAGAAATACACAGAGAGGAGCTGGTGGTTTTGagggtcatttttgttgcccgctCAGACCGTGTTTTAAGTAGGCTTTGGACGATGAGATTTTTAGCGGTAATTGTCAGCAACCATCAGTCTCACCGCACAGGCATCCAGCCAATGGCACAACGTTTCCGGTGATACTCCTAGTGAGCTTACTAGAGTCCCACCTTACTGTGTAGAAAACTTGTGACCATGCCAGTGTCCTTGGGGCGGCTTGCAGGATAattactttgtacattttgacatgtgatgttgacaatttgtggttTCAAAGgttataaataggcttggcagaatgctattttttttaataacttccACAGACAGTATTGATGTTTATTTCTAaccgtttttttgttttgttttaatttttattgattCAGATTTTCCGTTGTGGAAAATTACTGTGGGGATCAAAACCTAATTCtgtaatgactttttaaaaaggtcaagctttataactattcaaacacaaattattaacatcacatgtcaaaatatacttagggcaggtctacactactgctgaATCGGTGAGTAGCGATCGATCtatcgggggtcaatttatcactgtgacattattgacttgaactgggaccgtatGGATCATCGTtgcaaggtcctgtagtggcgccaaatcttgtataaagggggtcaaataaggtgtctaaggcaAGGttttggtttgctggttatgattatgttgtctatatgtgtgtatcatttttgtagttgaagtatgaatattggctctgtactgtctgtgtttcaaacttgtgctatgctactggggaacactccagacaagttggtgtcagctctgcctagcctgcttgatggcccattaaggacaatCAGcgatacaattgacccattgagagaaggcagacacgccttgcaactcagcaaggtatgcagggacctgcctacggagagaactctgaggtttttccaggccatgtgatggacagcttcacatggcaagagaattttaaaaactgctgcagctcctccatctggtcttcaatcctgattcatacctctggagggacttggctacactgaagctttgaaccaaggactgaatgacccatcccagctggggatgttctccagagacttgatttgaacctgcagtttattccatcactgctgcaagcgtgaaccaagaactttgccattactgtatgtaatcgattccatttaaccaattctagctctcatctatatcttttcccttttatgattaaacctttagattttagattctaaaggattggcaacagcgtgatttgtgggtaagatctgatttgtatattgacctgggtctggggcttggtcctttgggatcgagagtacctttgttcttttactggggtattggttttcataatcatttgtccccataacgagaggcactggtggtgatactgggaaactggggtgtctaagggaattgcttgtgtgacctgtggttagccagtggggtgagaccaaagtcttctctgtctggctggtttggtttgccttggtgtgcatagaaaccccagccttgggctgtaactgccctgcttgaagcaatttgtcctgaactgataCTCTCAGCTGGGTCCCGCctgaaccagcatcattacaatcacgtctagtctagatgcgataaatcgatccctgagcgctctcccatcgactcctgtactccaccgccaagAGAGGTGCAAGCAGAGTCAATGGGGAGTGGCAGCAGACGACTCAGCGccgtgaagacaccgcggtaaatCGATCCAAGTacgccgacttcagctacgctattttcgtggctgaagttgcgtatcttagatcgatccccccccagCGTAGACCTGGGCTAAGTCAATAGCCTCAAATCCAACTCTAAGAAGTTCTCAGGCAGCATTattcttactttgcttatctgcaaattttgattATTAGCAATAGAAATATTTTGCCAGCAGTTTATGTGCGTGTGGTGAATACAACATTTCCCGATAAAAATCCAGTCCTTCCAAgcacagttataaagctttaactttttgaatctcaacctctactgccattaaataattgtctgacctccaCATACAGCccggcccccccacacacacataaattCCCACAACTGGGATAATCTGAAtcgataaaaatagaaaaaaaaagatgcttaATACCCACAATTTTCCACATCAAAATTTAAAATCGatggaagtttaaaaaaaggcCGAAAataaatttcaacattttccatcaaaattataaaaagagaaagagaatttGCCCCAGCCTAATTTCAGTAACGATTGGCTCTAGTTGGCACTAGGACGCATTTTGTTGGTGGAAGGGTGTCCAGTGACCAACATAAGCGGGCAGGGGTGAATCTGGAGCAGCCCAGAGGGAGGACAAGCTGGGGGCGTTGGCGCATGGGGGGCTATTGTTTGGGGACATCGGAAGCAGGGGGTTTGCCAGCGGAGGAGCTCTGGGTCGGGCCAGGCCCCTCGCCCTCCACGGCGTCCTCCATCATCTGCTTGTACTGGCGCTTGAAGAAGCCGAGCTGGAAGGAGACAAAGAGGGGAGATGGTGAGAGGCAGACAGAGACAGGCTCatggtggaggagcaggagggatGGGCCGTGGGAACCTATGAAGGAAAAATCCTGATACCTCCGCCACCAGCTGGGAGAGCCACAGGCCCCTCCCCGAGGGTGATGGGCTGTAGGGGGGGGGTTagagccctgccccactcaccttGTAGAGAGCTGCTGTGTTGAGAGCCAGCAGGACCAGGCCCCCCATGCTGCTGCCCACGATGATGGGCAGGTAGTTATAGACTGCGAAGCGCTCCACCACCGTCCGcacctgggggagaggagctgtgagatggggactcaggagtcctgacactATCACACCAGACCCCACTTCCccccagagcagggacaggacctaggagtcctggctcccagctctaaccactagccgaTGCTCTCTCTATCCCGAGTGCAGTCACTCTGGTACCTGGAGCTGGATGAATCCCTCCTTCTGGGTGTATTTCTTCTCCTCGTATTCAATCCAGGCCTCGCTCACCAGATTCACTTTCTGCTGCTGAGTCTGGAACAGAGAAATTCACCGTCCCTGACTGGAAATGACACAAACCAGGCAGGAGCGTCATCCCAGAGAGACCCAGAGAAATTTACAGGGATGACCCAGCCATTCACACAGGGATCCCTTGcccggcactgagatgcagccacctctcgggaggggctcaggggctgTTCACACGGGGGGATCTCTTGCCTGGGGCCAGGAGGCAGTGGCAGCTCTCCTACCTGGGAGACCCACTGGAAGCTGACGTTCCCTTTGATCATGAACTCCAGCGGCTGCTGCAATTCCAGGGAGGGAATTCGGCACTGGATCTTCTTACAGGTGGCCACGGAGCAGTCCTGGGGCGGAAGGATATCGCCGGGTGAGGTAGGGGACGTGCAGGGGTTCAGCCTGGGCATAAGGGTCTCAGTCTGTCTACAGCAGGGGTCCCTCCCACAGCCTAGCCCCCAACTCACTGTCTATATTAGTGCCAAGGGAAGGGGCTGCTGGGACCCGCActggcctgcactcaccagcagggggcgctcgcTCATCTGCTTCACAAGGTCCTTTGAACTGGTCGTTCCCACCTCACTGGTGCACTgagccagctggggctggggagggagagagacacggtGTtaatgggggcgggaaggggacaCGGGGTCTTTCCCCTCTATGGGGTGCCGGCTacaatctggccccagggcaggggactggctggctccagtggggagggggaacatgTGGCCTTTCCCCCCTAGGCATtctgtcccagcagggggcgctgtagggccGAGCAGGCATCACTGggcccatctcacacacacaagggcagggagaggcaggTACCTTGGAGGGGACGACCTCAGAGGCGTCCCACACCCGGACCCCGCTCAGCTCCACAGGGAACTGGAACGTGACCGAGATGGGGACGCTTCGCTGCCGCAGGTTCTTGACCTGAAAGAAACAGACTCGCTACAGGGCactgcaggaagagaacccaggagctctGATCCCCAGCCCCTGATCTGACCCTCAGACCCCACTCCCgtgccagagctggggatagaacccaggagtcctggctccctgcccaccgcttccctttccctccccctccgtgctctaacccactagatcccaTTCAACCGCTTCCACTCCCTCCCTCTTGCCCCGTCTCCCCCCTCGCGCTCTGTGCCGCCGGCCTCACCTCATACCACTGTGTCACTGGCACACTTGTCCCTGCCCCCTTGGAGGAGAAGTTGACGTACTTGGTCGACTCCTCGAGGCTGGGGGAGGAAAAGGacggaaggaaggagagagacggGAGTGTGCTGGAtggggctggagagtggcggtGGGTGGGgacgctgtgctgcagggagtggagagggggccccagcagggggcgctctcccctctgtCTCCGCACGGACCTACCTGGTGAGGATGACGAAGATGCCGTACTTGACCGGCAGCTCCGCCCGGTGAATCATGCGCTGGGTGATGGGGCCGCCATtgtcactgggggaggggagggcaaaggGGAGAGACGTGAGGAGACACAGGCAGATAACTGGCAGGGAGGCTGCATCACAAGCCACTGCCCTGTCCTGTTCCCTGCACggccccctcccactgcccccaccctgacccctggcCCTGCACGGCCCCCTCACCTGCTGGCCTTGGCCGTGATCTGCAGCCTGTTCCCCAGGTCAGCCTCAGAGGAGACGTCGAAGGTGGCCACGAAGACGGCCTGGAAAACACAGGGGTTGAGAGCTTCTGGGCCCAGGGCCTGGGGAACTGCCAGAGActgcggggcgggggaggcacAGGGGACCAGGGGGACTGTTGTATGAACTTAGAAGGAggcaaaggtgttaacatgaccctgtccCTGTCCACAGAGAGCGCTAATCTGGTTTGGGATCCAGAGACCTCAACCTACTCCATGCCATGGCAACACACCATTAACTATCCTTTTTAGGACCCcaaaggggggagggaatagcccctccccttctct
The nucleotide sequence above comes from Caretta caretta isolate rCarCar2 chromosome 6, rCarCar1.hap1, whole genome shotgun sequence. Encoded proteins:
- the LOC142072426 gene encoding uncharacterized protein LOC142072426, which codes for MSVGVCRASLPFPGGAISGAANSAGTFLSPRPRLPSPAPCVPRGPQAIGSGARGAQRSAAGGSSRGRERGCRRGRKSLPGEVAAATRGSEPDPQLGPEGPRPQLRGSPGAGAEENLQQEGCVGANPHGMPQSPERRDAGRPGWHQGDPLEERPDECEAYGIPENIIILETTYRGERPYKCLVCGKSFSQSSHLVQHQRIHTGERPYNCPDCGKSFSQSSHLAQHQRIHTGERPYPCVECGKSFNRSHTLAKHVRTHMGSQPYICPECGKSFSLSSLPQHLRSHLPGKLYTCSDCGKDFSSSSNLAQHQRTHTGERPYKCSDCGKGFSQSSNLVKHQRTHTGEKPYKCTECGKCFTQSSTLIQHRRIHRGERPYKCPECGKSFGLNSSLGKHLRIHTGERPYECMECGKSFNLSANLIQHQRIHRGERPYKCPECGKCFNLKSTLVKHLRTHTGERPYKCTQCGRSFIDSSKLSKHARTHVAEKSPQEVQ